The genomic DNA CCTCCTGGCGGCGGGGGTTGATTGTCAAGCTTTCGAGTCGGATTGTTCAGAGTTAGTCGCGATGGTGCAGTCTCCCGAAGATTGGCCCGCTTTTTCAAATTTGTTGGACAATTTCAATTCTCTCATATTATCCTTTCCCTCTTTTACTCTTACCCAGATCCCGCGGGCGTCGAATGTGAGGGCATATTGTCTTGCtcgttcttcaagatctttagtttctgaattttcttttgtaaactcttaccCTCCGCTTTGGGCAACCAACCAAggagttatattttaatttggttgaaaaaacaattataagtATAAACCTtatagaaaccttataaaacacCTTATTAAAACCTTATTAAAAccttctaaattttttataaaatcttataaaaaccttataaaaatttgtaaatgtcttttaaaaccttattaaaatattatataaaaccttataaaaagtttacaaggttttttataaggtaaatttttcaaaattattagcGGAAAAATCTAATTTCgtaattttggcgggaaaacttttctatttttggcggaatttcttttgattttagcGGGATAAATAAGTTTTggcgaaattttttttttcgattttggtgaCTGTTACTCAAAGAAAAAGTActttagtcattttgtatataaaaagagaCTGTTTTGAAAATGGTCAAGAAAAAGGTCATGAAAAAATAagcatttttacatttttgaaaatacctTGTTTACGGGagttaataaacatatttttaattatttctgatttttcttctaaaagtaagtaaaaagaaaaaatttcgtAAATTCATAGGTCCGGAGTAGCACTAAAACGGGTATGGAGACTAGAAACTGGTACGGCTACGGGACGGGAAACGgcgaaacaaaaatttatagaaaCGAGAACGACATGGATACTTCAATAAACATATACCtataagttaatatatataagtcCTACTACCCAAAGTTtgcttttttactttatttatcaAGTGTTTTTGTTAGTCAAAATAACACTTTTAACATTAGAAACCCCCATTTAGGACTTAAGTTAGTAGTCATGTgtatacaaataaaacaattaacaagACACGTCATCATCTTCTACATTTAGATTAGTGTTTGTGTTGAGAGACGTTTCGATGGCGTTTCCTAGCCGTTTCCGTCCCCGAAACGTTTCCGAGACGGGGACGGTGTACCTAATGGCGTCCCCATGCTACATCCCATGCTACCTCCACCACTGTACAAGTCACAAATGCTAGACTCTTTCGCATCCCTAGCGAATCCATTCCCCTCTGAGACCTCAACTCTTGGCCATCTAAAAAGCTTCCTTCGCTTCTAAGAATTGTAACAAGGAGGTCCTCCATCTTTAACATGAATAGTGGAGTGAATATAATTTATGGTCATTGCAGGAAATAGTCACAAATTCAAAGCAGTTAGGaaagttataaacttataaagttACATACAGAGATAAAGATTATAGAATTCAAGCCAAATAGGataaaagacaaacacaaagaGAATTGTATATATACTAGTGCACGAATGACATGTCTCAGTCTCTGCTCTCTGAATCAGCAAAGTACTAGAGTTATGATAGAAACCCAGCGAATATAATCATCTTTCAACACCCATCCATCTCTTCATCATCGATCTTATAATATCCAAAGCATCTCAATTCACTTGGGATTGATGAATCTAGAATTTCTCTAGTACACCCTTGGCCATCGTTATAGAGCACAAGATGTCGTAGCTTTTTCATTCTTTGAAGATCTTCCGCCCTGCTATGCTTTGTTGAGAAATTCACCAACATCTCCATGTTGACTAGATTACCCATTTCCAACTTTGTCTTATCATGCATCGTCCGCGGAAGAGAAAGATATGCCAATCCTCGCATGTCTTTCATGATATTGGGGATGTAGGGCGAACTACGTGTCGTTAGGTTTAAATAGAGCATCTGCTTCAGATTCCGCATAGAAGAAGGTAGATGAGTTAACTTTGCGTCATACAAACTCAAATATCTCAAGTGGATAAGCTTTCCAATGCTAGAGGGTAATTCCTCTCCAAAATCAACTCTAGAGAGATCTAAAATCCTAATCAACTGTAGCCTCGTAAACCATAAACTTGATCCCGCATGAGAACCAGAAACCTGGTTCCagataaacaagagagatctaaGTTTTGGATTCACCATCTCTGCTTCCGGATCATATGTTTCATCAAGCCAGTGTACCGCCATCCTCCGAGATTTACAAGGAGATTGAGAGTTTGAAGTATCAACCACGTGTACAAAattctcttcttcagctttACGTAGACAAACTTCTCTCATCATGTCATGCATGTGACATGTTTTGAATCCCCAATAACTAACATCTCGTTTAACCATGTTTCTCTTCACCAGTTCTTCTACATATCCATCTCCGACCTCTTCAATGGTTGCTCCTTTGTAAGCCACTGGTCTTGGTATTTCTTCTGCTGCCCAATAATAGGACAAATCCCAAACACGTATTGGATGATCTTCTGGGAAATGAGCAAGGTAGAGAAAGCAGTGCTTTAGATAAATAGGCAGCTCTTCAAAGCTCAGAtacaaaatatgataaatagaGCTGATATTTCTGTCATTGAAGCTAGTCTCTCCAATAATGTTGGATTTAATATTATGAGATATCCTTTTCCATTCACTTAATGTGTGTTGGGAAGCTAACAACCCTCCTAACACCTTAACAGCCAATGGTAATCCTCCACAATGATTTATCATTTGCCTTCCCATCTCTTCGAATTCGACATCAACTTTAAACTCTACACAACATCAACATGAATTTGGGCTTTAAAAGCAAGACATGATGCTGAAAAGAGTCTTTTATATGTATTTCTTTGAAACCTTACCCGTTGTTGTCTCTTTCCTAGGAAATGCTATCCTTCGAAAAAGTGTCCAACTTTCATCATGGGTTAGGTATCCTGGTTTGAAAATAACACACGTGGGATCTACATGTAATCCAACGTTCACGTTGCGAGAAGTAAGTAGTACCTTCCATCCTGCATAATgcattttaacttttaagcaaaacaaaatcatatctttCGGGTATGCCTTGtcatgttctatttttttttttttatcttaaccTTACACATGTAGAATATAAGATGAAGCATAATATGTCACCTTTTTTGGGTGGAAACACAGGCTTTATTCTGTCCCAGTCTTCTTCTCTCCACATGTCATCTAGGATGATCAAAGAAGTTCTAGTTTCCAACAATTGAAAAAGCTTTTTTTGGAGGTCTTCTTCATTCATATTTGTCTCTACATGCTTATCATTTTTTGAGCTAAGCTGTTGCAAGATCGTTTGCCACACATATGTTCGTGTAAACTGTTGCGAAATACACACCCACGCAACGCCATCAAATTGGTTTTTAACCatttcatgattaaaaacttgtcgagcaagtgtagttttacCGATACCGCCCATCCCAGTTATAGAAACTACTTGAATGCCATCTTCCTCCACCAAATAGCCAACCAATTTCTTAACATTCTCCTCCAACCCCACAAGCTCGTTTTCGTTATTGCTCGGAAATGTTTTTCGCatctccttttctctttcttgtagAGGATGTGAATACTTGCTGCCATCGAAAATCATCTGTTGCACTCCAAAACTCTGCATATCACGAATCACCTTGGAGATTCTCTTACTTATACCTGCCATATCTAAAGCAATTTTCCTATGGTCCATTCTAATGCAAGAAAGTCTTCTCAAACATTTCTTCTTGatgctatttatttttataagctCTTCCTTTAGAAGGAATGTTTCGATTATATCCTCTGTatcaaaaacaatttctttGATCTCTTCCACACAATTTCTCACCAACGCACTTGCATGTTTCTTAGCATCTGCATCTTCCAAAAAGGATCTAAGCAAGTTTAGATCCCTTTTGAGTTCGTCGAATTGCTCATTAACTCCCTGAAGTCGTTCAGATTCTCGGACAAGGAGGTCCCAAACCTTCTGAACGCCGAAAGACAAAAGTGTCTCAGCCATAATATAAGCTTCCTGCTTAACCATGAAATTAATAGTCAATAATCACTAGAGAGTTCATGAGTTTATAATTCGAATCATACTTTTAAAATTACAGAATCAATATTACGATTGTGTGGAATCttaataaatatgcaaagtaaacagaagaaaaccaaaagaacaaagcCCATTCTTCCAACATAAAACTAAAGAGATAGAaacaactagattttaaccggCAGTTGTTTATTACGATTggaattaaaattgtataattatatttcgatttttaattttttaaatatcgaTAGAGTGTATAATATTAAACTTttgattaattacttaattcttttatatagattttatgtttttttccatgttttctataactaacaaaaaaaaattatgttggatgaaatataaattataatttttttagttttatataataacattgagatatttgttattctatttgctttaagtatataaaaattgtaattttcattTAGAATTtgctttataaaaaaatataattttcatttagaaatttctttataaaaaattataattttcattttgaattctatttgctttaagtgtagaaaaattataaaaattataaattttaattaataaatttgaaatcgaTTATGTAGAATATTAttagattgtttattttttagaaaaaattgagatattttaattttaaagaaagacagaaaatatattattattaaatgtaaaaattgtGTAAGTATAAACTGAAATTAGTTTAGGAAATAGAAATCAATTTagtagagatattttaggaaaataattgattttttcgatttttgtattttatgaaGATAATCGAATTTGATttccatattttacttattgttttttatgcaaattttagaaaattatgtaaaCAAGCTGAACGTCAACGCTAAAAACAAAATGTAGTAtgtttcacccaaaaaaaaaaaaaaaatgtagtataTAAGCCCAACAGATCTGTTTGTATAAGGAAAGTAGTTTTACCTTTTCTTAAGATACGTTACCAGAGTTGACTACAAGTCAACACCTACCAACAACCTTTGGCGACAACACTAACCAGCAAGGCAGCAACttcctattttatattttaattaatttggtccagcctggtaaaaaaaaaagaaaagacagaaATCACTGTGCATTGTAGAAAAATtcacagaaaaaagaaaacaaagagtatATCCCTTGGAACAATTATGGTCAAGAGGGCCTCACACCAGGTCTCAACAAATCACGATGCAGCTGAATCTCCAACGGGGTCTGCTTTCTTTAGTGATCTAAACTCCAAACTATAGTTGGATTTTGAGGAAAAATTGGGGTAAATGGATGCTCAATAATTCATTCGTAGGAGAAGCTCCCAGAGATTGATCCTTTATACCCAATTTGGAATCTAGATGCACGATATTATGAAGGAAGGAGGGTATCAAGATTATGCTAAGAGTTAACGAAGGAAAGTATTATTCTCATTAATTAGTAAAGGAAAGTATTTGCTCGTGGTGTTTTGGATTTAAGCTTCTGCAAAATCGTCTGCCACACATATTTCCTTGTAAACTGTTGTGATAATGGATGATATACACACCGCCCATCCCAGTTATAGAGCTCTTCTTAATCAATTATCACAACAGTTTTTAATCATGAGATGCAAGAAAGTCTTGTCATACGCTTCTTGATGTCTATTGTTTTACTAAGCACTTATTTTAGGAGAAATGTTTCGATTATATCCTCTGTTTCACACAGGTTTTCACACAAGTTTTAAATccttttttaattcattaaattGCTTTTCAACTCCCTCAAAATCGCTCAGATTCTCGGGCAAGAAGGTCCCAAAGCTTCTGAACTCCAAAATGACAAAAGTGTTTCAGCCTAAGTTTCTTGCGCAGCAATGCAAGTGGCAGTCAATAATCACTTGAATAGTATCCATCAGTTCATAATTCGGATcgtattttataaaatattacagaatcaatatttgttattatGTGGAATACTTAATCCACAGATCATTGACGAGAGACATGAAGAATTGAgataataaaaatgcaaaatacaaaatatcacatgaaaactatttaaaaaaaaaaacaataaaatcaacAATAATCACCTCAAGCAAGTCGCTTTCCTCCCAACAGATCTGTAAAAAGAACTAGTTTTAGTGTTTTAACTCCCCTAGTGACCCATTAGAAGAGTTGATTCCAAGTAAATATCAAAGTAATTTAATGACCATATGAAGAGTTGATTCCAAGTTTATATCCctttttaattcattaaattGTTTTTCAACTCCCTGAAATTTCTCAGATTCTCGGACAAGGAGGTCCCAAAGCTTCTGAACTCCAACCGACAGAAGTGTCTCAGCCATAAGTCTCCTGCTTAACCATGAAAGTAGAGGAGGGTAACATGAGTTCATAATTCAgatactatttttggaaaattcaGGCTAAATAAACTATTCTGCGGGATTAAGTCCAGTCGTTTGGACAGAGACATGACAATATTGACTATTgagagttaaacaaaaaaaatgcaagataCATGGGATCGAAGCACCTTCTTCCATTGCAGACTATAGACAGAAACataataatactattttaaaaaaattacctcCAGGAATCTCTTTTCGTCCAACTGATGTATTTGTTTATTGTCTAGCTAGAACTCTGCTAAAGATCCATTATAAGAGTTGACTCCAAGTCAATTCAAAACTATCCAACAACCAGCTGTAGTGAAGATGATGTGTGGATCATTTATCCAAAAATTCTTACAGGCAAATTTATTGTAGCCACTTCTTAAATTCCACGTGTCTCttttacattttggtttatatgaaaatttaaatcGGTCCAAGCTTAGTTTAATTTAAAGTTTCTGTATAAATAAAACTTTCGAGTAGATCACAGAAACAATATAATATGAGATTTGTTACGGTTAGCATCTAAGCTTACCTCTCATTGACTCATTcatcttagaaaaaaaaaaccatgcaCTACGAAACTTAGCAACACCTTAACACAGGTGATGATGATACAGCTCTCCAAGGTCTCACTCACTCATGATAAAATCTGACAGCACTGTAGTAAATGCTagcatcaaacaaacaaaaaccagcTGTGGAGAGtttcatttctctcttctttgactAGGAAGCGAAGAAATGAACCCCAAAACAGACTCTTGAAAAGTGGAAACATATCATACTaataaaaagtgttattttACTAACGTTTCTTAAAAATGACATAATTCCAAATTACCGATTTGgtgttatgatttttgtttttaatgctgACTAAGATAGGAAGAGAAGTTTGACCTGATACACTGTTCTTGATGAGCattcctcctcttcatcacaaattaaattaattgaacAAACGTAATACGTTAAAATGTTTTAGTAATCTTCTCCTCCTTTCAATCTCTCCTCAAATTTTGTTGGAAGTGAGATGATTATAAGAGTGTGCATTGGAGGTCTGATTctcaataatataaaaaataaaaataataaaaagttagagaagagagagaaacgaTTCTCATATCAGAAACTATGAGAAACTTGGTGAGAGACTTATGTCATACATATCACCATtctattagttttgttttattttttcttttttaaaatttaaattaaaaattaaattatatgaaatctattaaaataatatatcaactTTCACTTGTTCTA from Camelina sativa cultivar DH55 chromosome 7, Cs, whole genome shotgun sequence includes the following:
- the LOC104700799 gene encoding probable disease resistance protein At1g59620, coding for MAETLLSFGVQKVWDLLVRESERLQGVNEQFDELKRDLNLLRSFLEDADAKKHASALVRNCVEEIKEIVFDTEDIIETFLLKEELIKINSIKKKCLRRLSCIRMDHRKIALDMAGISKRISKVIRDMQSFGVQQMIFDGSKYSHPLQEREKEMRKTFPSNNENELVGLEENVKKLVGYLVEEDGIQVVSITGMGGIGKTTLARQVFNHEMVKNQFDGVAWVCISQQFTRTYVWQTILQQLSSKNDKHVETNMNEEDLQKKLFQLLETRTSLIILDDMWREEDWDRIKPVFPPKKGWKVLLTSRNVNVGLHVDPTCVIFKPGYLTHDESWTLFRRIAFPRKETTTEFKVDVEFEEMGRQMINHCGGLPLAVKVLGGLLASQHTLSEWKRISHNIKSNIIGETSFNDRNISSIYHILYLSFEELPIYLKHCFLYLAHFPEDHPIRVWDLSYYWAAEEIPRPVAYKGATIEEVGDGYVEELVKRNMVKRDVSYWGFKTCHMHDMMREVCLRKAEEENFVHVVDTSNSQSPCKSRRMAVHWLDETYDPEAEMVNPKLRSLLFIWNQVSGSHAGSSLWFTRLQLIRILDLSRVDFGEELPSSIGKLIHLRYLSLYDAKLTHLPSSMRNLKQMLYLNLTTRSSPYIPNIMKDMRGLAYLSLPRTMHDKTKLEMGNLVNMEMLVNFSTKHSRAEDLQRMKKLRHLVLYNDGQGCTREILDSSIPSELRCFGYYKIDDEEMDGC